The following proteins come from a genomic window of Tenebrio molitor chromosome 9, icTenMoli1.1, whole genome shotgun sequence:
- the LOC138139064 gene encoding cytochrome P450 4C1-like, translating to MNIVMKENNSNVSSVLFHLSSVVLVLFIINYCWKRRKLYYYAAKLKGPFALPFLGSIHLIVRGPDEWFLKSMEVAEKYGPIGKVWMGPYLFIIVTDSDVLENVLKQCLAKGSLYSLMEPLFGNGILTAPISTWRTHRKSINQTFNQTILNSYFDIFVRRSNELVVNLKKNYMNCETNIFTRYGESTFKIICDTCMGVDSTDFNHQNECLSWMAEGGFYIGKRIVNPILQINLVWKLLGYQKRIEQLCAMGHDYARKIVERKKNSNKDEVADSSNNKNYLSNLIKLTEEEGKWTNKEMMEEIQTMVATGSDTTAITLSFATIMLALHQGIQEKLYKEMCDIFGNTDRDPTLDDLTRMDYLERVIKETMRLFPITPVILRQVQDDIKIRDIVIPQGSELFIPINFIHRNPIHWPDPLKFDPDRFLPEEIEKRPRYSFMPFSIPPRNCIGLSFAMMSMKVSLSNIIRNFRIISTQHKSVESIKLRINIVLASKDGYGVTLKPRK from the exons ATGAATATCGTCATGAAGGAAAATAATTCTAATGTCAGTAGTGTTCTGTTTCATTTATCATCAGTGGTGTTagtgttgtttattattaattattgttggaAAAGAAGGAAATTGTACTATTATGCTGCAAAGTTGAAGGGACCTTTTGCTTTACCATTTTTGGGAAGCATTCATCTTATCGTCAGAGGTCCAGATG AATGGTTTCTTAAATCAATGGAAGTGGCGGAGAAATATGGACCAATTGGAAAAGTCTGGATGGGTCCCTATTTATTCATTATAGTTACCGATTCAGATGTTCTAGAAAATGTTCTGAAGCAATGTCTTGCCAAAGGGTCGTTGTACAGTTTAATGGAGCCGCTATTTGGTAATGGAATACTAACTGCACCAA TTTCAACATGGAGAACCCACAGAAAAAGTATTAATCAAACATTTAATCAAACCATTTTGAATTcgtattttgacatttttgtgaGACGTTCAAATGAATTAGTCGTTAACCTGAAAAAGAACTACATGAATTGTGAAACAAACATCTTTACACGATATGGCGAAtccacatttaaaattatttgtg ACACATGTATGGGGGTAGATTCGACCGATTTCAATCACCAAAACGAATGTTTGTCGTGGATGGCTga AGGGGGGTTTTATATAGGGAAACGTATCGTTAATCCTATATTACAAATTAATCTTGTGTGGAAGTTGTTGGGATATCAGAAAAGAATAGAGCAGCTTTGTGCAATGGGTCATGATTACGCCAGAAAG AttgttgaaagaaaaaaaaattctaataagGATGAAGTCGCCGATAGTAGCAATAATAAGaattatttaagtaatttaataaaacttacTGAAGAAGAGGGTAAATGGACCAACAAGGAAATGATGGAAGAAATACAAACGATGGTTGCAACAGGCAGCGACACAACAGCTATCACATTAAGTTTTGCCACTATCATGTTAGCCTTGCACCAAGGTATTCAAGAAAAACTTTACAAAGAGATGTGCGACATCTTTGGAAATACCGACAGAGATCCTACGTTAGATGATTTAACTCGAATGGACTATTTGGAACGTGTTATCAAAGAAACCATGAGATTATTTCCAATAACACCTGTTATACTCAGACAGGTTCAGGACGATATtaaaatac GTGACATTGTGATCCCCCAAGGTAGCGAATTATTCATTCCTATAAATTTTATACATAGGAATCCCATACATTGGCCAGATCCACTAAAATTTGATCCTGACAGATTTCTACCAgaggaaattgaaaaaagaccTCGTTATTCGTTTATGCCCTTCAGCATTCCCCCGAGAAATTGCAttg GGCTGTCATTTGCCATGATGTCAATGAAAGTTTCTCTATCAAATATAATAAGAAATTTCCGAATTATTTCAACTCAACACAAATCTGTTGAAAGTATTAAACTTCGTATCAATATAGTACTTGCTAGTAAGGATGGCTACGGAGTAACTCTTAAAcctagaaaataa
- the LOC138138623 gene encoding cytochrome P450 4C1-like, protein MEVAEKYGPIGKMWLGPYLFIIVSDPDVVEYVMKHCLAKGSLFKFLEPPFGNGILTAPNSEKDPSDDTVNFVKIILERKKCNKDEVANSSNTKNYLSNLIKITEEEGKWTDQEMMEEIQTMTTAGSDTTALTLSFATIMLAIHQAVQEKLYKEICDIFGKSDRDPTLDDLTRMDYLERVIKETMRLFPIGPILFRQVQEDIKICDIVIPEGSELFIPVHFIHRNPKHWPNPLKFDPDRFLPEEIEKRPRYSFMPFSIPPRNCIERSLSRSEEGNESQEIEKKIKTVLREIKEDMAGIVEESKVRRKELAAVRKKKGEQEREDMPKSSEVRKKVAREKEKRNEKITK, encoded by the exons ATGGAAGTGGCCGAGAAATATGGACCAATTGGAAAAATGTGGCTGGGTCCCTATTTATTCATTATAGTTTCCGATCCAGATGTTGTAGAATATGTTATGAAGCATTGTCTTGCCAAAGGATCGTTGTTCAAATTTCTTGAACCGCCATTTGGTAATGGAATACTAACTGCACCAa ACTCGGAGAAGGACCCTTCAGACGATActgttaattttgttaaaatt AttcttgaaagaaaaaagtgtAATAAGGATGAAGTCGCGAATAGCAGCAatactaaaaattatttaagtaacttaataaaaattactgaAGAAGAGGGTAAATGGACCGACCAGGAAATGATGGAAGAAATACAAACGATGACTACAGCAGGCAGCGACACAACAGCTCTCACATTAAGTTTTGCTACTATAATGTTAGCCATTCACCAAGCTGTCCAAGAAAAACTTTACAAGGAGATATGCGACATCTTTGGAAAGAGCGACAGAGATCCTACGTTGGATGATTTAACTCGAATGGACTATTTGGAACGTGTTATCAAAGAAACCATGAGATTATTTCCAATAGGACCTATTCTATTTAGACAGGTTCAAGaagatattaaaatat GTGACATTGTCATCCCCGAAGGTAGCGAATTATTCATTCCTGTACATTTTATACATAGGAATCCAAAACATTGGCCAAATCCACTAAAATTTGATCCTGACAGATTTCTCCCAgaggaaattgaaaaaagaccTCGTTATTCGTTTATGCCCTTTAGCATTCCTCCCAGAAATTGtattg AAAGATCCCTAAGTAGAAGCGAAGAAGGAAATGAAAGCCAAGAAAtagagaagaaaataaaaaccgtGCTTAGAGAGATAAAAGAGGATATGGCGGGAATAGTAGAGGAGAGCAAAGTacgaagaaaggaattagcggcagtgaGAAAGAAGAAGGGAGAGCAAGAAAGAGAGGACATGCCGAAATCGTCAGAAGTAAGAAAGAAAGtagcaagagagaaagagaagagg AACGAGAAGATCACCAAATAG